In Streptomyces puniciscabiei, a single genomic region encodes these proteins:
- a CDS encoding MFS transporter, whose product MATEATTAQSADADRTGPGSATLLVVVLPVFMVSLDFFIVNVAVPSITKDLHASSAAIQFLVAGYGLAYAAMLITGGRLGDIAGRRRMYMIGLVLFTAASLLCGVAPDSGSLVVGRILQGLAAAMMSPQALALVNILFTGAARAKAFAFYGLAVGLGGVLGQLVGGVLIQADIFGLDWRSCFLINLPFGIVAMVALPRLVAESKSPGRTRLDLAGSVLLAMALTAVVLPLVEGREQHWPLWSWILLAVAAPLLAVFALYQHQVQRRGGSPLISLSLFRERSFTVGILTELVYFSSSASFFLILAIYLQQGCGLDALEAGLLALPIGLGFLVSSIYASKLAARLGRQVLAIGAAIQIAGLLALHLLVSHVGVTGELAELAPALLVYGVGSGLVMAPLVSVVLSRVSPQHAGAGSGALSTALQVGNALGVAVIGIIFYGKLDHASPAEGLGVFATAFNSALVYLTLFSAAVVVLVQFLPGNRARTDG is encoded by the coding sequence ATGGCCACCGAAGCCACCACGGCACAATCGGCGGACGCTGACCGAACGGGACCGGGCTCGGCCACGCTGCTGGTGGTCGTGCTGCCGGTCTTCATGGTCTCGTTGGACTTCTTCATCGTGAACGTGGCGGTGCCCTCGATCACGAAGGACCTGCACGCGAGCTCGGCGGCGATCCAGTTCCTGGTGGCGGGCTACGGCCTCGCCTACGCGGCGATGCTGATCACCGGCGGCCGCCTCGGCGACATCGCCGGCCGGCGGCGGATGTACATGATCGGGCTCGTGCTGTTCACGGCGGCCTCGCTGCTGTGCGGCGTCGCGCCCGACTCGGGCAGCCTGGTGGTCGGCCGCATCCTGCAGGGTCTCGCCGCGGCGATGATGTCCCCGCAGGCCCTGGCCCTGGTCAACATCCTGTTCACCGGCGCGGCACGGGCGAAGGCGTTCGCCTTCTACGGGCTCGCGGTGGGGCTCGGAGGGGTCCTCGGCCAGCTGGTCGGAGGCGTGCTCATCCAGGCCGACATCTTCGGACTCGACTGGCGGTCCTGCTTCCTGATCAACCTGCCCTTCGGCATCGTGGCGATGGTCGCGCTGCCCCGGCTGGTGGCGGAGTCGAAGTCGCCGGGAAGGACCCGGCTGGATCTGGCCGGTTCGGTGCTGCTCGCGATGGCGCTGACCGCCGTGGTCCTGCCCCTGGTGGAGGGCCGCGAGCAGCACTGGCCGCTGTGGTCGTGGATCCTGCTCGCCGTGGCGGCGCCGCTGCTCGCGGTGTTCGCGCTCTACCAGCACCAGGTGCAACGGCGGGGCGGCTCACCGCTGATCAGCCTCAGCCTGTTCCGGGAGCGGTCCTTCACCGTCGGCATCCTCACCGAGCTGGTCTACTTCTCCTCCTCGGCGTCCTTCTTCCTGATCCTGGCCATCTATCTGCAGCAGGGCTGCGGCCTCGACGCCCTGGAGGCGGGCCTGCTGGCGCTGCCGATCGGACTGGGCTTCCTGGTCAGCTCGATCTACGCCTCGAAGCTGGCCGCCAGGCTCGGCCGCCAGGTGCTGGCCATCGGTGCCGCGATCCAGATCGCCGGCCTGCTGGCGCTGCACCTGCTGGTCTCGCACGTGGGCGTCACCGGCGAACTCGCGGAACTGGCACCCGCCCTGCTGGTGTACGGCGTCGGGTCCGGCCTGGTCATGGCGCCGCTGGTGTCGGTGGTGCTGTCCCGGGTCTCGCCGCAGCACGCGGGCGCGGGCTCCGGCGCCCTGTCCACCGCGCTGCAGGTGGGCAACGCGCTCGGTGTCGCCGTCATCGGCATCATCTTCTACGGCAAGCTCGACCACGCCTCACCGGCCGAGGGGCTGGGCGTGTTCGCCACCGCGTTCAACTCGGCGCTGGTCTATCTCACCCTGTTCAGCGCGGCCGTCGTCGTCCTGGTGCAGTTCCTGCCCGGCAACCGTGCCAGGACGGACGGCTGA
- a CDS encoding nuclear transport factor 2 family protein, with protein sequence MADIDKLMERYSAVWNERDAGQRHDLAVELWAEDGVYVTGANEHRGIAAIEAAVTAAYDDFLSKGFGFHLASEVAAHHQGVKFTWHMTADGSDEPVSIGHEFLLLGEDGRITHDYQFMELMPGS encoded by the coding sequence ATGGCTGACATCGACAAACTCATGGAACGCTATTCGGCGGTCTGGAACGAGCGGGACGCCGGGCAGCGGCACGACCTGGCGGTCGAGCTGTGGGCCGAGGACGGGGTGTACGTCACCGGTGCGAACGAGCACCGCGGGATCGCGGCCATCGAGGCGGCCGTCACCGCGGCGTACGACGACTTCCTCAGCAAGGGCTTCGGCTTCCACCTCGCCAGTGAGGTCGCCGCGCACCACCAGGGCGTGAAGTTCACCTGGCACATGACCGCGGACGGCAGCGACGAGCCGGTGTCCATCGGCCACGAGTTCCTGCTGCTCGGCGAGGACGGCAGGATCACCCACGACTACCAGTTCATGGAGCTGATGCCCGGTTCCTGA